A portion of the Candidatus Binatia bacterium genome contains these proteins:
- a CDS encoding alkaline phosphatase family protein codes for MKLRLVVGLALALVFFSDLSTGHAAAKGTKHAPHAAYAIVIVMENRDYDLVIGSPNAPYINGTLVPEAALMTNSHAITHPSEPNYLALFSGSTQGVTDDSCPHTFTAENAGAALIAAGKTFDGYSESMPYDGYTGCSSGEYARKHNPWVNFTNVPATSNLVYNGFAKPPPTLSFIIPNLCDDMHDCSTQTGDTWLKNNLPPILKYDDKHDGLLILTWDEADPDTNGTNQIPTLLLGPMIKPGSYAQRIDHYAVLRTIEAIAGISCTASACGAPEVRKIWRH; via the coding sequence ATGAAACTCCGGCTCGTCGTCGGCCTCGCCCTCGCGCTAGTATTCTTCTCCGATCTTTCCACCGGCCACGCCGCGGCGAAAGGCACCAAGCACGCGCCGCACGCAGCATACGCGATCGTGATCGTCATGGAGAATCGGGATTACGATCTCGTCATCGGAAGCCCCAACGCGCCGTACATCAACGGCACGCTCGTCCCGGAAGCGGCGTTGATGACCAACAGCCACGCGATCACGCATCCCAGCGAGCCTAACTATCTCGCGCTCTTCTCGGGATCGACGCAGGGCGTCACCGACGATTCCTGTCCGCACACGTTTACGGCCGAGAATGCCGGCGCGGCCCTGATCGCCGCCGGAAAGACCTTCGACGGCTATTCGGAGTCCATGCCGTACGACGGTTACACGGGCTGCTCGTCGGGCGAGTACGCGCGCAAGCACAACCCATGGGTGAACTTCACGAACGTCCCGGCGACCTCGAACCTCGTTTACAACGGCTTTGCCAAGCCGCCGCCGACGCTCTCGTTCATCATCCCCAATCTCTGCGACGACATGCACGACTGCAGCACGCAGACCGGCGACACGTGGTTGAAGAACAACTTGCCGCCGATCCTAAAGTACGACGACAAGCACGACGGGCTCTTGATTCTAACGTGGGACGAGGCCGATCCCGATACGAACGGGACGAACCAGATACCGACCCTGCTCCTCGGGCCGATGATCAAGCCCGGCTCGTACGCTCAACGCATCGATCACTACGCGGTCCTGCGGACGATCGAGGCGATCGCCGGCATCTCGTGCACGGCTTCGGCCTGCGGCGCTCCCGAGGTTCGGAAGATCTGGCGCCACTAA
- a CDS encoding amidohydrolase — MTHGPADLIVVGATIHSVDDACASPRAFAVAGDRFVHVGSVDGAMALRGPQTQTLDLAGRTVLPGFIDAHLHLTNLGLKLDAAALDGAQSYDEVVARARAFAESHSGEWILGRGWDQNLWATAAFPTHDALSAAIPDRPVALSRVDGHALVANARAMALAGIDATTPDPAGGRIARDGTGAATGLFVDAAQSLIYRKVPAPSHERLVAATRAAIAECNRWGITGVAEPGCNDAVLAAHAALVEAGGYSMRNHAMLDDEPQLLERRLRDGVVDGAYGGRLSVRAVKMYADGALGSRGAALLAPYSDDPGNRGLILTPRERIEEVARAAIAAGFQPCVHAIGDRANRMVLDAYQSVLAGCRSSNLPLPRIEHAQVIAPEDIPRFARLGVAASVQATHMTSDFAWAKKRLGDERIAGAYAWRALIDAGALVANGTDAPVESASTPRTFAASISHPARAMTRREALASMTIWAARANLQERVAGSIAPGKYADFVVLDRDWMIATPAEVLATEVVGTYFGGCRVYG; from the coding sequence TTGACGCACGGACCGGCCGACCTCATCGTCGTCGGGGCGACGATTCATTCCGTCGACGACGCGTGCGCGTCGCCGCGCGCCTTCGCGGTCGCCGGGGATCGCTTCGTTCACGTTGGCTCGGTGGACGGTGCGATGGCGCTGCGAGGGCCGCAGACGCAGACGCTCGACCTAGCCGGGCGCACGGTGCTGCCGGGATTCATCGACGCGCACCTTCACCTAACGAACCTCGGATTGAAGCTCGACGCGGCGGCGCTCGACGGCGCGCAATCCTACGACGAGGTCGTTGCGCGCGCTCGCGCGTTCGCCGAGAGTCACTCGGGCGAGTGGATTCTCGGCAGAGGCTGGGATCAGAATCTCTGGGCCACGGCGGCATTCCCCACGCACGACGCTCTCAGCGCGGCGATTCCCGATCGGCCGGTCGCGTTATCGCGGGTAGACGGTCACGCGCTCGTAGCGAACGCGCGGGCGATGGCGCTGGCGGGGATCGACGCGACGACGCCCGATCCCGCGGGCGGGCGCATCGCGCGCGACGGGACCGGCGCGGCGACGGGCCTTTTCGTCGACGCCGCGCAGTCGCTGATCTACCGGAAGGTTCCCGCGCCCTCGCACGAGCGGCTCGTCGCCGCGACGCGCGCGGCAATCGCCGAGTGCAACCGCTGGGGCATCACCGGCGTCGCGGAGCCCGGCTGCAACGACGCCGTGCTCGCCGCGCACGCCGCGCTCGTCGAAGCGGGCGGCTACTCGATGCGCAACCACGCGATGCTCGACGACGAACCGCAACTGCTGGAGCGCCGGCTGCGCGACGGCGTCGTCGACGGCGCCTACGGCGGGCGGCTCTCGGTGCGCGCGGTCAAGATGTACGCCGACGGAGCGTTGGGCTCGCGCGGCGCCGCGTTGCTCGCGCCGTATAGCGACGATCCCGGCAATCGCGGACTGATTCTCACGCCCCGCGAGCGGATCGAGGAGGTCGCGCGGGCGGCGATTGCGGCCGGTTTCCAGCCCTGCGTGCACGCGATCGGCGATCGCGCGAATCGCATGGTCCTCGACGCCTACCAAAGCGTGCTGGCGGGATGCCGCTCCTCAAACCTCCCGCTCCCGCGGATCGAGCACGCGCAAGTGATCGCGCCGGAGGATATTCCGCGCTTCGCCCGGTTGGGCGTCGCCGCATCCGTGCAGGCGACGCATATGACGAGCGATTTCGCGTGGGCGAAGAAGCGGCTCGGCGACGAGCGCATCGCCGGCGCGTACGCGTGGCGCGCGCTCATCGACGCGGGAGCGCTCGTCGCGAACGGAACGGATGCGCCGGTCGAATCGGCGAGCACGCCGCGCACGTTCGCGGCCTCGATCTCGCATCCGGCGCGGGCGATGACGCGCAGAGAGGCGCTCGCCTCGATGACGATCTGGGCCGCTCGCGCGAACCTTCAGGAGCGCGTCGCCGGATCGATCGCGCCGGGGAAGTATGCCGATTTCGTCGTGCTCGATCGCGACTGGATGATCGCAACGCCGGCGGAGGTGCTGGCGACCGAGGTCGTGGGCACCTACTTCGGCGGGTGCCGAGTCTACGGTTAG